In Carya illinoinensis cultivar Pawnee chromosome 16, C.illinoinensisPawnee_v1, whole genome shotgun sequence, a single window of DNA contains:
- the LOC122298692 gene encoding cytochrome P450 CYP73A100-like, with amino-acid sequence MAHLLAKPIFYTLITVTLISITKFTFSHLSVSLSPILLVILPLVPVILYYFNSISNASTTLPPGPLSIPIFGNWLQVGNDLNHRLLATMAQTYGHIFLLKLGAKNLVVVSNPELANQVLHTQGIEFGSRPRNVVFDIFTGNGQDMVFTIYGDHWRKMRRIMTLPFFTNKVVHQYSDMWEEEMDLVVDDLKKDEGVRTKGIVIRKRLQLMLYNVMYRMMFDAKFESQEDPLFIEATRFNSERSRLAQSFEYNYGDFIPLLRPFLRGYLNRCKDLQSRRLAFFNNYYVEKRRKIMAANGEKHKISCAIDHIIDAQMKGEISEENVLYIVENINVAAIETTLWSMEWAIAELVNNPTVQRKIRDEISSVLKGRAVTESNLHELPYLQATVKETLRLHTPIPLLVPHMNLEEAKLGGYTIPKESKVVVNAWWLANNPAWWKNAEEFRPERFLEEECATDAVAGGKVDFRYLPFGMGRRSCPGIILALPILGLIIAKLACNFEMRAPLGMEKIDTSEKGGQFSLHIANHSTVIFHPTTA; translated from the exons ATGGCTCATCTCCTTGCAAAACCCATCTTTTACACCCTTATCACAGTAACACTTATTTCAATAACCAAGTTTACATTTTCCCACCTCTCTGTATCTTTGTCTCCAATTCTGTTAGTCATCCTCCCTTTAGTTCCAGTCATTCTCTACTACTTCAACTCAATCTCCAACGCCTCCACCACCCTTCCTCCAGGCCCTCTCTCTATCCCTATCTTTGGAAACTGGCTCCAAGTTGGCAATGACCTAAACCACCGTCTGCTGGCTACCATGGCTCAAACCTATGGCCACATATTCCTACTCAAACTAGGTGCCAAGAATTTAGTCGTGGTGTCCAATCCTGAGCTTGCCAACCAAGTCCTCCACACACAGGGCATCGAATTTGGGTCCCGGCCACGCAACGTTGTCTTCGACATCTTCACCGGCAATGGACAAGATATGGTGTTTACAATATATGGTGATCACTGGCGTAAGATGCGCCGCATCATGACACTTCCATTTTTCACCAACAAAGTTGTGCACCAGTATAGTGATATGTGGGAGGAAGAGATGGACCTAGTGGTGGATGACCTGAAGAAAGATGAAGGAGTTAGAACAAAGGGAATAGTTATCAGAAAACGCTTGCAGTTGATGCTATATAATGTCATGTACCGGATGATGTTTGATGCAAAGTTTGAGTCACAAGAGGACCCTTTGTTCATTGAGGCAACAAGATTTAACTCTGAAAGGAGTCGGTTGGCTCAGAGTTTTGAGTATAATTATGGAGATTTCATTCCTTTGCTTAGACCATTTTTAAGGGGATACCTGAACAGGTGCAAAGACTTGCAGAGTAGAAGGCTGGCATTTTTTAACAACTATTATGTCGAGAAAAGAAG GAAAATTATGGCTGCCAATGGAGAGAAGCATAAAATAAGTTGTGCCATTGACCACATAATAGATGCTCAGATGAAAGGAGAAATCAGTGAAGAAAATGTTCTGTACATAGTGGAGAACATCAATGTTGCAGCAATAGAAACAACATTGTGGTCTATGGAGTGGGCCATAGCTGAGTTGGTAAACAATCCGACCGTCCAACGCAAGATCCGCGATGAAATCTCATCCGTCCTTAAGGGTCGTGCAGTCACAGAATCTAACCTGCATGAGCTACCTTATCTTCAAGCCACGGTCAAAGAGACACTAAGGTTGCACACCCCAATTCCTTTGTTGGTACCCCATATGAATCTTGAAGAAGCAAAGCTAGGAGGTTATACCATTCCTAAAGAGTCTAAGGTAGTGGTCAATGCCTGGTGGCTAGCAAACAACCCTGCATGGTGGAAAAATGCCGAGGAATTCCGGCCAGAGAGATTCTTGGAAGAAGAATGTGCCACAGATGCCGTGGCCGGTGGAAAAGTCGATTTTCGATACTTACCATTTGGCATGGGAAGGAGGAGTTGCCCGGGGATCATACTAGCACTACCAATCCTAGGCCTTATCATTGCCAAATTAGCATGTAATTTTGAGATGAGGGCTCCGCTCGGAATGGAAAAGATTGATACAAGTGAAAAAGGAGGGCAATTCAGCTTGCACATTGCAAACCATTCCACTGTCATCTTCCATCCCACAACAGCATGA